In one window of Methanoculleus chikugoensis DNA:
- a CDS encoding flavodoxin domain-containing protein, with protein MTERILVAYATRYGSTAEVAEAIGDELRKAGVDVDVRPVGEVQDLSPYRAAVIGSPIYMGKWLPEPQVFIERNQQRLRTIPVAYFTVGLTVTDRSPEILRKAEASMDSVRLLVNPVEVGIFPGRLKSSGLSFTDRTIVKMIRATTGDFRDWGAVRAWAQAVHQKIIAT; from the coding sequence ATGACAGAGAGGATTCTTGTTGCCTACGCTACCCGCTACGGCTCTACCGCAGAAGTGGCGGAGGCGATCGGCGACGAACTCCGCAAAGCGGGCGTCGATGTCGATGTCCGGCCGGTGGGGGAAGTCCAGGATCTCTCCCCGTATCGGGCCGCCGTCATCGGGAGCCCGATATACATGGGGAAATGGCTCCCGGAACCGCAGGTATTCATCGAGAGAAACCAGCAGCGTCTGCGCACCATCCCGGTCGCCTACTTCACCGTGGGCCTCACGGTCACGGACAGAAGCCCCGAGATCCTCAGGAAAGCAGAAGCATCAATGGACTCAGTCAGGCTGCTCGTCAACCCGGTGGAGGTCGGCATCTTCCCGGGCAGACTGAAGAGCAGCGGCCTCTCCTTCACCGACCGCACCATCGTCAAGATGATCCGGGCAACGACCGGGGACTTCCGCGACTGGGGGGCCGTCCGCGCCTGGGCGCAGGCGGTGCATCAGAAGATCATAGCGACGTGA
- a CDS encoding MBL fold metallo-hydrolase, whose translation MPDKPGALHRAAEIVKSYAGNIIRIQYDRRIDPATVFFEVAAEPESYSLMKRDLHALGYLQESLPTLGFLKLSVYPPHEPGSLFELLTYVTGAGANIAYIDFDDRRPDPGRVTISLNVEETAIVESLLDRLKSRYRLEILEYDTTGEKLDDTVFYVRFAQAVRGLIGTAEDEFLLSLLQDVNHIVQELNSLGQDPREVFESILLTGRTLRDTTGDRFYADVQRIGLTDDVEVFCFQMPGGGNIFLLRAPDETVMIDTGYGIYHEDAVRMFRHYGLGDLGNIRRIYITHADADHCGAGGLFDAKAYTHTGSLEIIRRANRAYGSRSESSILEEVYTTVINLFSHFTPPNDPEIFPAERLGMRSIFPVLARFTVHDLEFEVLESLGGHMHGQVYFFCPTHGIIFTADTLINFGSLDEARRRYNSLADFLVTSVNVDSDCARRERKALLELIRNLDEELAPTGRRCRVACGHGAISVLSDGRLEAVGPIERYRADEERTG comes from the coding sequence ATGCCCGACAAACCGGGCGCGCTGCATCGCGCGGCCGAGATCGTCAAGTCTTATGCGGGCAACATCATCCGCATCCAGTACGACCGCAGGATCGATCCCGCCACGGTCTTTTTTGAGGTGGCCGCAGAACCGGAGAGTTACTCCCTGATGAAGAGAGACCTTCACGCGCTCGGCTACCTCCAGGAGTCGCTCCCCACGCTCGGGTTCCTCAAACTCTCCGTATACCCCCCCCACGAACCCGGCTCCCTCTTCGAACTGCTCACCTACGTCACCGGGGCGGGGGCGAACATCGCCTACATCGACTTCGACGACCGGAGGCCGGACCCCGGGAGAGTCACCATCAGCCTGAACGTCGAGGAGACCGCGATCGTCGAGAGCCTGCTCGACCGGCTGAAGTCCCGTTACCGGCTTGAGATCCTGGAGTACGACACCACCGGCGAGAAACTCGACGACACCGTCTTCTACGTCCGGTTCGCCCAGGCGGTGCGGGGGCTGATCGGGACGGCGGAGGACGAGTTCCTGCTCTCGCTCCTCCAGGACGTCAACCACATCGTCCAGGAACTCAACAGTCTCGGCCAGGACCCGAGAGAGGTCTTCGAGTCCATCCTGCTCACGGGCCGGACGCTCCGGGACACCACCGGCGACCGGTTCTACGCCGACGTACAGCGCATCGGCCTCACCGACGACGTCGAGGTCTTCTGCTTCCAGATGCCGGGCGGCGGGAACATCTTCCTGCTCCGCGCCCCGGACGAGACGGTGATGATCGATACCGGGTACGGGATCTATCACGAGGACGCCGTCCGGATGTTCCGGCACTACGGGCTCGGAGATCTCGGGAATATCCGGAGGATCTACATCACCCATGCCGATGCCGACCACTGCGGGGCGGGGGGGCTTTTTGACGCGAAAGCGTATACGCACACCGGGTCGCTCGAGATCATCCGCCGGGCAAACCGGGCATACGGGTCGCGCAGCGAGTCCTCGATCCTCGAAGAGGTCTACACGACCGTCATTAACCTCTTCTCGCACTTCACTCCCCCGAACGACCCCGAGATCTTCCCGGCGGAGAGGCTCGGCATGCGCTCGATCTTCCCCGTCCTCGCACGTTTTACGGTTCACGACCTCGAGTTCGAGGTGCTCGAGTCACTCGGCGGGCACATGCACGGCCAGGTCTACTTCTTCTGCCCCACGCACGGGATCATCTTCACCGCCGACACGCTGATCAACTTCGGCAGCCTCGACGAGGCCCGGAGACGCTACAACTCGCTCGCCGACTTCCTGGTGACCTCGGTCAACGTCGACAGCGACTGCGCACGCCGGGAGAGGAAGGCGTTGCTCGAACTGATCCGGAACCTGGACGAGGAACTCGCCCCGACCGGCCGCCGGTGCCGGGTCGCGTGCGGCCACGGCGCCATATCCGTCCTCTCGGACGGGAGACTGGAAGCGGTCGGGCCCATCGAGCGCTACCGGGCAGACGAGGAAAGAACGGGCTAA
- a CDS encoding APC family permease, giving the protein MSNEDRDSPAPGTKLRRELGLPAVTLSGVGIILGAGIYALLGEAAGMAGNAVWLTFAVAAAIAGFSALSYAELSSMYPRASAEFEYVRNAFGRRLAFVVGWLITFSGILGAATVSLGFSGYFSDLFGFPALPSAVLLLLVLAGILLYGIRETARAAIAMTLVEVGGIVMVILIGLPYLGRVDYFEMPFGVPGLLQASALVFFAYMGFEEIVKLSEETRNPERAIPLALTIALAISVVLYILVSLAAVSVVGWEQLAASRAPFADVASVALGPAAFTVISVIALFATANTALLMMMASSRIIYGMASSSSLPAALARVHPRTRTPWTAIVAVLLASIAFLFAGEIDFVASITNFTLFVTFAVINASVILLRYRAPDALRPFRVPGSIGRLPVIPAVGIVSTLLLLIQLESLALMVGGVMVVIGALIALAGE; this is encoded by the coding sequence ATGTCGAACGAGGACCGGGACAGCCCGGCTCCCGGAACGAAACTCCGGCGCGAACTCGGCCTTCCCGCGGTCACCCTCTCGGGCGTCGGGATCATCCTGGGGGCCGGGATCTATGCCCTGCTCGGAGAAGCGGCCGGAATGGCCGGAAACGCCGTCTGGCTGACCTTCGCCGTCGCCGCCGCCATCGCCGGCTTCAGTGCGCTGAGTTACGCCGAACTCTCGTCGATGTACCCCCGTGCGAGCGCCGAGTTCGAGTACGTCAGAAACGCCTTCGGGAGGAGGCTTGCGTTCGTCGTCGGGTGGCTGATCACCTTCTCCGGCATCCTCGGGGCCGCGACCGTCTCGCTCGGGTTCTCCGGTTACTTCTCGGATCTCTTCGGCTTCCCGGCACTCCCCTCCGCCGTCCTGCTCCTCCTCGTCCTTGCCGGGATCCTCCTCTACGGTATCAGGGAGACCGCCCGGGCCGCCATCGCCATGACCCTCGTCGAGGTCGGGGGGATCGTCATGGTCATCCTGATCGGCCTCCCGTATCTTGGACGGGTAGACTACTTCGAGATGCCCTTCGGGGTTCCGGGTCTCCTGCAGGCCTCTGCACTCGTCTTCTTTGCCTACATGGGGTTTGAGGAGATCGTGAAACTCTCGGAAGAGACCAGAAACCCCGAACGAGCCATCCCCCTCGCCCTGACGATCGCGCTTGCCATCTCCGTCGTCCTCTATATCCTGGTCTCCCTCGCCGCCGTCTCCGTCGTCGGGTGGGAGCAGCTCGCCGCGTCGAGGGCGCCCTTTGCCGACGTCGCTTCGGTCGCCCTCGGTCCTGCGGCGTTCACCGTCATCTCCGTCATCGCTCTCTTCGCCACGGCAAACACCGCCCTCCTGATGATGATGGCGTCATCCCGGATCATCTACGGGATGGCCTCCTCCTCCTCGCTCCCGGCAGCCCTCGCCCGGGTGCACCCCCGGACGCGGACGCCGTGGACGGCCATCGTCGCCGTTCTGCTTGCTTCCATCGCGTTCCTCTTTGCTGGCGAGATCGACTTCGTTGCAAGCATCACGAACTTCACGCTCTTCGTGACGTTCGCCGTCATCAACGCGTCCGTGATCCTGCTCCGCTACCGTGCACCGGACGCTCTCCGGCCGTTCCGGGTACCGGGCAGCATCGGCAGGCTCCCGGTCATCCCGGCCGTCGGCATCGTCTCGACCCTCCTTCTCCTCATCCAGCTGGAGTCTCTGGCGCTGATGGTCGGCGGGGTCATGGTCGTTATCGGTGCGCTGATTGCCCTGGCCGGCGAGTAG
- a CDS encoding ABC transporter permease: protein MIGNDIIFALSVRSVRLHFLRSVLAALGIVIGVVAIASIGMMGANMTLSVTEELSDMANKLTVTAYRGGGGGMMGGPGGGGSGGSSDDDAITESEFKTIQRIVAKYGTAYTVMSESDRIEVGSEEGRATIYGLDAEIIRGILTVETGEYPKSTTSVVVGPTLAERLDLKIGSKIDIGDPDEGSTTTVRVVGILEERGMSMDLSTDMAIVGTQKLFTGIYGGEGEYDQVNVVVNDLNDIDAVTEAIEDELNRKEDTVTVQDSSRMMESITSTVSTMTTFVMAIAGISLLVAAVSIFNVMMMSVNERVREIGILRSIGTQRTEILRMFIYEAGILGLVGAVIGAIASIVIGYIVVLGMVGTAEHFFAPGSIVYVPMAMAVGAAICIITGVYPAWRASNLDPIEALRAE from the coding sequence ATGATCGGAAACGACATCATCTTCGCGCTCTCGGTACGGAGCGTCAGGCTCCACTTCCTCAGATCGGTCCTCGCCGCCCTCGGTATCGTGATCGGCGTCGTCGCCATCGCCTCGATCGGCATGATGGGAGCGAACATGACGCTCTCGGTCACGGAGGAACTCTCCGATATGGCGAACAAACTTACCGTCACCGCATACCGCGGAGGCGGGGGCGGCATGATGGGAGGACCGGGTGGTGGAGGTAGCGGGGGCTCCTCCGACGACGATGCGATCACGGAAAGCGAGTTCAAGACAATTCAGCGCATCGTCGCGAAGTACGGGACCGCCTACACCGTCATGTCGGAATCCGACCGGATCGAGGTCGGGTCGGAAGAAGGAAGAGCGACCATCTACGGCCTTGATGCGGAGATCATCCGCGGGATCCTCACCGTCGAGACGGGAGAATACCCCAAGAGCACGACCTCGGTGGTGGTCGGGCCGACGCTTGCCGAGCGGCTTGACCTCAAGATCGGGAGCAAGATAGATATCGGCGACCCCGACGAGGGGTCCACCACGACCGTCCGGGTCGTCGGCATCCTCGAGGAGCGCGGCATGTCGATGGATCTCTCCACGGATATGGCGATCGTCGGCACCCAGAAACTCTTCACCGGCATCTACGGCGGCGAAGGTGAGTACGACCAGGTCAACGTCGTCGTGAACGACTTAAACGATATCGATGCGGTCACGGAGGCGATCGAAGACGAACTCAACAGGAAAGAGGATACGGTCACCGTCCAGGACAGCAGCCGCATGATGGAGAGCATCACCTCGACGGTCTCCACGATGACGACGTTCGTGATGGCGATTGCCGGGATCTCGCTCCTCGTTGCCGCGGTCTCGATCTTCAACGTCATGATGATGTCGGTGAACGAGCGGGTACGCGAGATCGGGATCCTCCGCTCCATCGGGACGCAGCGAACCGAGATCCTGCGGATGTTCATCTACGAGGCAGGGATCCTCGGGCTCGTCGGAGCGGTCATCGGTGCTATTGCGAGCATCGTCATCGGCTATATCGTCGTGCTTGGCATGGTCGGCACCGCCGAGCACTTCTTTGCGCCCGGGAGCATCGTCTACGTCCCGATGGCTATGGCCGTCGGCGCCGCGATCTGCATCATTACCGGGGTCTACCCGGCGTGGCGAGCGTCGAACCTCGACCCGATCGAGGCGTTGCGTGCCGAATAG
- a CDS encoding tetratricopeptide repeat protein, with the protein MATRDEDAERWYHRGQALCTTGCFTDAVVCYDKALELSPDDPVLWRRKGFALIKAGRYDEAVACFDKALAVDPDDATAWQRKGYALAHLGEHGSAVACCDRALSLDPEHILAWQSRGWMLGVMCRYDEAVECYETVLSIDPERGSAAWHRDRMRERRGLAALEAEIREAGRVVEVPACIRDVARERDYGNVDLARAVLRELVGRAERAAIQRG; encoded by the coding sequence ATGGCGACTAGAGATGAGGATGCCGAACGTTGGTATCACAGAGGTCAGGCTCTCTGCACCACCGGATGTTTCACCGATGCGGTCGTCTGTTACGATAAGGCACTTGAACTCTCTCCCGACGATCCCGTCCTCTGGAGGAGGAAAGGGTTTGCTCTCATCAAGGCCGGGCGCTACGACGAGGCGGTCGCCTGTTTTGATAAGGCGCTCGCCGTAGACCCCGACGATGCGACGGCATGGCAGCGGAAGGGCTACGCTCTCGCGCACCTCGGGGAGCACGGCAGCGCGGTCGCCTGCTGCGATCGGGCGCTCAGTCTTGACCCGGAGCACATCCTCGCCTGGCAGAGCCGGGGCTGGATGCTCGGGGTGATGTGCCGCTACGACGAGGCGGTAGAATGTTACGAGACGGTTCTCTCGATCGACCCGGAACGGGGGTCGGCGGCCTGGCACCGGGATCGGATGCGAGAGAGGCGGGGTCTCGCGGCGCTCGAAGCAGAGATCCGGGAGGCCGGGCGGGTCGTCGAGGTGCCGGCCTGCATCCGTGACGTGGCCCGGGAGCGGGACTACGGGAACGTGGATCTCGCGCGGGCGGTGCTCCGGGAACTGGTCGGGCGGGCGGAGAGGGCGGCGATTCAGCGGGGGTGA